The following are encoded in a window of Flavobacterium psychrotrophum genomic DNA:
- a CDS encoding Sec-independent protein translocase subunit TatA/TatB, translating into MFGIGGGEMFLIVLVALMLFGSDKIPEIARTLGKGMQQLKNATNDIKSEIHKSADIDGIKKSFTEIGNSDTTNEIKNEIDKVKEDIEDMSGPIKRIK; encoded by the coding sequence ATGTTTGGAATAGGAGGCGGCGAAATGTTTTTAATTGTCCTTGTGGCGCTAATGCTTTTTGGGAGCGATAAAATTCCTGAAATTGCACGCACACTGGGCAAAGGTATGCAGCAGCTTAAAAATGCCACTAACGATATTAAAAGCGAGATTCATAAAAGTGCCGATATAGACGGTATTAAAAAATCGTTTACCGAGATAGGCAATTCTGACACCACCAATGAAATAAAGAATGAGATCGACAAGGTAAAAGAAGATATCGAAGATATGTCCGGCCCTATAAAACGTATTAAATAA
- the rlmN gene encoding 23S rRNA (adenine(2503)-C(2))-methyltransferase RlmN encodes MQTEKRDIRALTKDQLRDFFVANGDKAFRGNQVYEWLWQKRAHKFEDMTSIGKTTRQMLEDNFVINHIHVDEMQQSTDGTVKNAVRLHDGLVVESVLIPTETRTTACVSSQVGCSLDCNFCATARLKRMRNLNPDEIYDQVAAIDAESRLYHNRPLSNIVFMGMGEPLMNYNNVLKAIEKITSPEGLGMSAKRITVSTSGLPKMIKKLADDEVKFKLAVSLHSAIDEVRSKIMPFSENFPLKDLRESLEYWYSKTKSRVTYEYVVWKGINDRKVDIDAFVKFCKYVPCKVNLIEYNPIDDGEFQQADAETIDAYIRALERNDIVAKVRRSRGKDIDAACGQLANKNESAQ; translated from the coding sequence ATGCAAACGGAGAAAAGAGATATTAGGGCGCTTACAAAAGACCAGTTACGCGATTTTTTTGTAGCAAATGGAGACAAGGCTTTCCGTGGCAACCAGGTATATGAGTGGTTGTGGCAAAAGCGTGCGCATAAATTTGAAGACATGACTAGTATCGGCAAAACTACCCGCCAGATGCTGGAGGATAATTTTGTAATTAACCACATTCATGTAGATGAGATGCAGCAAAGTACCGATGGTACTGTAAAAAATGCGGTACGCCTGCACGATGGCCTGGTGGTAGAAAGCGTGCTTATACCTACCGAAACCCGCACAACAGCCTGTGTATCGAGCCAGGTGGGTTGCAGCCTTGACTGTAACTTTTGTGCCACTGCACGCCTTAAGCGCATGCGCAACCTTAACCCCGACGAAATTTATGACCAGGTAGCTGCCATAGATGCAGAAAGCCGCCTGTACCATAACCGCCCGCTGAGTAATATTGTATTTATGGGCATGGGCGAACCGCTTATGAACTATAATAATGTATTAAAGGCGATAGAAAAAATTACCTCTCCGGAAGGGCTTGGCATGAGCGCCAAGCGTATTACGGTTTCTACATCAGGGTTACCAAAGATGATAAAGAAACTGGCCGATGACGAGGTGAAATTTAAGCTTGCAGTATCACTGCACTCTGCTATTGATGAAGTGCGCAGCAAGATCATGCCGTTTAGCGAAAACTTTCCGCTGAAAGACCTGCGCGAATCTTTAGAGTACTGGTATAGCAAAACTAAAAGCCGCGTTACTTATGAGTACGTGGTATGGAAAGGCATTAACGACCGTAAGGTAGATATTGATGCTTTTGTAAAATTTTGCAAATATGTGCCCTGCAAAGTAAACCTTATCGAATATAACCCTATTGATGACGGCGAGTTTCAGCAGGCTGACGCCGAAACAATAGATGCCTACATTCGCGCCTTAGAGCGTAATGATATTGTGGCAAAAGTGCGCCGCAGCCGTGGTAAGGATATTGATGCCGCCTGCGGGCAGCTGGCAAATAAGAATGAATCTGCTCAATAG
- a CDS encoding phosphatase PAP2 family protein: MLEKLSALDRELFVWLNGFGSETWDPVWGIITKQISWIPVFALVLYLAFKRLGYKHALMVVGLIALLVLFTDQTTNLIKNTVQRLRPGNNPEIAGIIRAVQKRHSFSFISGHASNSMAVAFFTYRVLHPYLKHIGFFFLWPLIFAYSRIYLGLHYPGDILCGYLYGLFTGWLILKLYVYLRDRYFPQHENLDNPTNSEPVSNR; this comes from the coding sequence ATGCTTGAAAAACTAAGCGCACTAGACCGCGAACTTTTTGTATGGCTTAACGGCTTTGGATCTGAAACCTGGGATCCTGTATGGGGCATAATTACAAAACAAATAAGCTGGATACCTGTTTTTGCATTGGTGCTTTACCTTGCTTTTAAACGCCTTGGCTATAAACATGCCCTAATGGTAGTAGGGTTAATAGCTTTGCTTGTATTATTTACAGACCAAACTACAAACCTTATTAAAAATACAGTGCAACGCTTACGCCCCGGTAATAACCCTGAAATTGCAGGCATTATAAGGGCGGTTCAAAAAAGGCATTCGTTCAGTTTTATATCAGGTCATGCCAGCAACTCTATGGCAGTGGCATTTTTTACGTATCGAGTATTGCATCCTTACCTTAAGCATATTGGCTTTTTCTTTTTATGGCCGCTGATATTTGCATACAGCCGCATTTACCTTGGGCTGCACTACCCCGGCGACATATTGTGCGGTTACCTTTACGGGCTGTTTACCGGCTGGCTTATCCTAAAGCTTTATGTGTACTTAAGGGATCGTTACTTCCCTCAGCATGAAAATTTAGACAACCCTACTAACAGTGAGCCCGTCTCTAATAGGTAG
- a CDS encoding O-methyltransferase, which yields MHTLFEEFEDYAARHSADEPELLQELDRETYQKTLQPRMISGHFQGRVLSMISKLANPKHILEIGTFTGYATLCLAEGLQAGGSIDTLDNNEELFSLQKKYFDKSQWAGQITQHLGNALDIIPTLDKKFDLVFIDADKPNYPNYWNVVVPMMNKGGIILSDNVLWSGKVLEPLKPNDKSTRILLEYNKMVKEDVRTETVLLPIRDGLTVSRVV from the coding sequence ATGCACACCCTTTTTGAAGAATTTGAAGACTACGCAGCACGCCATAGTGCCGATGAACCTGAATTACTACAGGAACTTGACCGCGAAACCTACCAAAAAACATTGCAGCCGCGCATGATAAGCGGGCATTTTCAGGGGCGTGTGCTGAGCATGATAAGCAAGCTTGCCAACCCAAAGCATATTTTAGAGATAGGTACCTTTACCGGTTATGCTACGCTATGCCTTGCCGAAGGATTACAGGCAGGAGGGAGCATTGATACGCTTGATAATAATGAGGAACTGTTTAGCCTGCAAAAAAAATATTTTGATAAAAGCCAGTGGGCAGGGCAGATAACGCAGCATTTAGGAAATGCGCTGGATATTATCCCTACGCTGGATAAGAAGTTTGACCTTGTGTTTATAGATGCCGATAAGCCTAATTATCCTAATTACTGGAATGTGGTAGTACCCATGATGAACAAAGGCGGTATTATACTTTCTGACAACGTATTGTGGAGCGGAAAAGTGCTCGAGCCCTTAAAGCCAAACGATAAAAGCACCCGTATTTTATTAGAATACAATAAAATGGTAAAGGAAGACGTACGTACAGAAACCGTTTTACTACCTATTAGAGACGGGCTCACTGTTAGTAGGGTTGTCTAA
- a CDS encoding DUF4407 domain-containing protein, whose product MLKQFFITCSGADKQLIYSCSNGEQNKYAGIGATVFFTALLAWIASSYALYTVFDNVYTATFFGLVWGLLIFNLDRFIVSTIRKRDRFSSELLQATPRIILAVIIAIVISKPLEIKIFEKEINAQLLKEKNEMAIANKKQVATFFKTDLDKNKAQTDSLRSEINKKDKEVKSLYNSYITEAEGSAGTKKMGKGPIYKEKRDKHDAALKELDSLKKRNEAKIAENEKAGKTLQTDLDKKVADTQPVIEGFDGLMARINALNKLPFLPSLFIMLLFLAIETSPIIAKLLSPKGEYDFKLEDNEAAVRTNLAQNTHQRELLQSTDAGIYDDVYAEIRNDRGLYDYKKKKAIEMLELQADRFSEKQKGVM is encoded by the coding sequence ATGTTGAAACAATTTTTTATCACCTGCTCCGGGGCCGATAAGCAGCTTATCTACTCCTGTTCTAACGGAGAACAAAACAAGTATGCCGGTATAGGCGCCACCGTTTTCTTTACTGCATTGCTCGCCTGGATAGCATCTTCCTATGCGCTGTATACCGTGTTTGACAATGTATATACAGCCACCTTTTTCGGGTTGGTTTGGGGCTTGCTTATTTTTAACCTCGACCGTTTTATAGTATCAACCATCCGCAAGCGCGATAGGTTTAGTTCAGAGCTTTTGCAGGCTACACCGCGCATTATACTGGCAGTTATTATTGCCATTGTAATTTCTAAGCCGCTTGAAATAAAGATATTCGAGAAAGAAATTAATGCCCAACTGCTTAAGGAAAAGAATGAAATGGCCATTGCCAATAAAAAGCAGGTAGCTACTTTCTTTAAAACAGATCTTGACAAAAATAAAGCCCAAACCGATAGCCTGCGTAGTGAGATAAACAAAAAGGATAAAGAGGTTAAGTCGCTTTATAACTCCTATATTACCGAAGCCGAAGGTTCTGCCGGTACTAAGAAAATGGGTAAAGGCCCTATTTATAAAGAAAAGCGCGATAAGCACGATGCTGCCCTTAAAGAGCTCGATAGCCTTAAGAAACGTAACGAAGCCAAAATAGCTGAAAATGAAAAAGCAGGTAAAACCCTGCAAACTGACCTTGATAAAAAGGTAGCCGATACACAACCGGTTATTGAAGGTTTTGACGGACTTATGGCCCGCATAAATGCGCTGAACAAGCTGCCGTTTTTACCATCGCTGTTTATTATGCTGCTTTTCTTAGCCATAGAAACATCGCCTATTATTGCCAAGCTGCTTTCGCCAAAAGGGGAGTATGATTTTAAGCTTGAGGATAATGAGGCTGCGGTACGCACTAACCTGGCACAAAATACCCACCAGCGAGAACTGCTGCAAAGCACCGATGCCGGTATTTATGATGATGTATATGCCGAGATACGCAACGATCGCGGACTTTATGACTACAAGAAAAAGAAAGCCATCGAAATGCTGGAGTTGCAAGCCGACCGTTTTAGCGAAAAGCAAAAAGGGGTAATGTAA
- a CDS encoding T9SS type A sorting domain-containing protein produces the protein MKYKITLITLFSAFSLLAQVSNEGKPLSWKLNGAEKPAAIEMPAFDLKTLQAEDAINDIGKNKPWRFGKEFLVDYNLANAGSWTDLPNGDRIWRIRFTSAGAKTMNFLFSDFYMPQGANVYLYNNAHTDLLGAYDDKQNNPEHVLGTWLVKGQDIWIEYYEPKAVAGQGKLEIFKVVHGYRTQDEGFTKSPDDGLNTSGACNYDVDCYMDDIDGLKDINKKAVALIITDNSGFCTGSLVNNTANDGTPYFLTANHCYSNPSQWAFRFNWISPNPVCAGTENSTSNTPNFYQTTSGATLKARKADSDFCLLQITANIPSAWDLIYAGWDRTPEAPESVFGIHHPAGDIMKACRDFGPLATEDYFWRIEDWDLGVTEGGSSGSPLYDNNGRLRGQLYGGNSACDGTSDNGEFDAYGRFDKSWDNGTTAATRLSDWLDPANTGALTLDYYPPAQLYAVDAKVTITDLRLEVCEGYFAPQIRLTNKGTNNLTIAEIHYTVNGNTPGNVIYWNGNLATGQSEIVNLTSVGTEVGNNDFTVTIVNPNGVADEHTADNTASQAFVALEYEVTNVNFTLTTDGYGNETSWELTDGTGTVLYNGEGYTGFETVTETFNLTNEGCYTFTIYDEENDGICCSYGNGSYRLTTANGTEIARGGSFGSSDAVTFTLKNALATAGHELQNAISVYPNPSAGIFKINNTSGMAPAYSIYNALGQEVGHGSINGTNASINLSGNATGIYLLKIADTNGKTAVFKLLKQ, from the coding sequence ATGAAGTATAAAATTACGCTTATAACTTTATTTTCTGCCTTTAGCCTGCTTGCGCAGGTAAGCAATGAGGGCAAACCATTAAGCTGGAAATTAAATGGTGCAGAAAAACCGGCTGCCATTGAAATGCCGGCTTTTGACCTGAAAACCCTTCAGGCTGAAGATGCCATAAACGACATAGGAAAAAACAAGCCGTGGCGTTTTGGTAAAGAATTTTTAGTAGACTACAACCTTGCCAATGCCGGTAGCTGGACAGATTTACCTAATGGCGACAGAATATGGCGTATACGCTTTACATCGGCGGGAGCCAAAACCATGAACTTCTTATTCAGCGATTTCTATATGCCGCAGGGCGCTAATGTGTACCTGTATAACAATGCGCATACTGACTTGCTGGGTGCTTATGATGATAAACAAAACAACCCTGAACATGTACTGGGTACATGGCTGGTAAAAGGCCAGGACATCTGGATAGAATATTATGAGCCTAAAGCCGTTGCCGGACAAGGGAAACTTGAAATATTCAAAGTAGTACACGGATACCGCACCCAGGATGAAGGCTTTACAAAATCTCCGGATGACGGCCTTAATACATCAGGCGCCTGTAACTATGATGTAGATTGTTATATGGACGATATCGATGGCCTTAAAGACATTAATAAAAAAGCCGTTGCGCTTATTATAACAGATAATTCAGGTTTTTGTACCGGAAGCCTTGTAAACAACACGGCTAATGACGGCACACCATACTTTTTAACGGCTAACCACTGCTACAGCAACCCATCGCAATGGGCATTCCGTTTTAACTGGATTAGCCCTAACCCGGTATGTGCCGGTACAGAAAACAGCACCAGCAATACCCCAAACTTTTACCAGACTACAAGTGGTGCAACATTAAAGGCACGTAAGGCTGACAGCGATTTTTGTTTACTGCAAATAACTGCAAACATACCATCTGCCTGGGATCTTATATATGCAGGCTGGGACAGGACACCGGAAGCACCGGAGTCAGTTTTTGGTATACACCACCCTGCGGGCGATATTATGAAAGCGTGTCGCGATTTTGGCCCGCTTGCTACAGAAGATTACTTTTGGAGAATCGAAGACTGGGACCTTGGCGTTACCGAAGGTGGGTCATCGGGCTCGCCCCTATACGACAATAACGGCCGCCTGCGCGGCCAGCTGTACGGAGGAAACTCTGCTTGTGATGGTACCAGTGACAATGGCGAATTTGATGCTTACGGGCGTTTCGACAAATCGTGGGATAACGGCACTACCGCAGCAACAAGATTAAGCGACTGGCTGGATCCTGCCAATACAGGCGCGCTTACGTTAGATTACTACCCACCGGCACAGTTATATGCCGTTGATGCAAAAGTTACTATTACAGATTTGCGCCTTGAAGTATGTGAAGGTTATTTTGCGCCTCAAATACGACTTACCAATAAGGGCACAAACAATCTTACCATTGCAGAAATTCATTACACAGTAAATGGCAATACCCCGGGAAATGTGATTTACTGGAATGGTAACCTTGCCACAGGGCAAAGCGAAATTGTGAACCTTACCAGCGTAGGTACAGAAGTAGGCAACAACGACTTTACAGTAACAATTGTTAACCCTAACGGGGTTGCAGATGAACATACCGCAGACAACACAGCCTCGCAAGCATTTGTTGCATTAGAATATGAAGTAACCAATGTTAACTTTACCCTTACTACAGATGGTTATGGCAATGAAACAAGTTGGGAACTTACCGATGGTACAGGCACAGTATTATACAATGGAGAAGGTTATACCGGTTTTGAAACCGTTACAGAAACCTTTAACCTTACTAACGAAGGCTGCTACACTTTTACCATATATGATGAAGAAAATGATGGTATATGCTGTTCATACGGTAACGGAAGTTACAGGCTTACTACCGCAAATGGCACTGAAATAGCCCGCGGAGGCAGCTTTGGGTCTTCAGATGCGGTTACCTTTACGCTAAAGAATGCTTTAGCTACAGCAGGACACGAATTGCAAAACGCAATAAGCGTTTACCCTAACCCATCAGCAGGTATTTTTAAGATAAACAATACATCTGGCATGGCACCCGCTTACAGCATTTACAATGCGCTTGGGCAGGAAGTAGGCCACGGAAGCATAAACGGCACAAACGCCTCTATTAACCTTAGCGGTAATGCTACAGGCATTTATCTTTTAAAGATTGCAGACACCAACGGTAAAACTGCTGTATTTAAATTGCTTAAGCAGTAA